In Gordonia iterans, the following proteins share a genomic window:
- the purN gene encoding phosphoribosylglycinamide formyltransferase yields MNSPAATRVPVVVLASGTGSLLAAILDRAAAPSSSYDVVAVAVDRDCPAGQIARDAGIPVIACALADYPDRDAWDRALTVEVGRCGPAWVVTAGFMKILGPAFLGAFAERVINSHPALLPAFPGAHGVADALAYGVKVTGCTVHLVDGGVDTGPILAQGVVDVLPDDTVETLHERIKITERDLLPTVVEAVVTRGVVTDGRKAYIP; encoded by the coding sequence GTGAACAGCCCCGCCGCAACCCGTGTGCCCGTGGTCGTGCTGGCGTCGGGCACCGGGTCGCTGCTGGCCGCGATCCTCGACCGGGCTGCTGCGCCGTCGTCGTCGTACGACGTGGTGGCGGTGGCTGTCGACCGGGACTGCCCGGCCGGGCAGATCGCCCGGGACGCCGGGATTCCGGTGATCGCGTGCGCGCTGGCCGACTACCCGGATCGCGATGCGTGGGATCGCGCGTTAACCGTCGAGGTCGGCCGGTGCGGGCCGGCGTGGGTGGTGACGGCCGGCTTCATGAAGATCCTCGGACCGGCTTTCCTCGGCGCCTTCGCCGAGCGCGTGATCAACTCGCATCCCGCGCTGCTGCCGGCGTTTCCGGGTGCCCACGGCGTCGCCGACGCACTCGCGTACGGCGTCAAGGTGACCGGCTGCACCGTGCACCTGGTCGACGGGGGCGTCGACACCGGACCGATTCTCGCGCAGGGCGTGGTCGACGTGTTGCCGGACGACACCGTCGAGACGCTGCACGAGCGAATCAAGATCACTGAACGCGACCTCCTCCCGACCGTGGTGGAGGCCGTGGTGACCCGCGGTGTGGTCACCGATGGACGAAAGGCATACATCCCGTGA